The Streptomyces rimosus genomic interval CTGGGACACGACCTGTTCGGCATGCCCTTCGGCACGAAGTTCATCCTGCGCGAGATCGCCCTGCACGAGGCGGACCCGGCCGCGCTCGCGGTCAGCGTCGTCCCCACCGAAGTGGTGTTGCGCTGCCACATCCTGCGTCGCTTCCGCGACCGTACGGGCAGCGTACGGGGAGCGCGGCTGCGCTACAGCGCGATGATCGGCGACCATGTGGCGGCCACACTGGAATGCGGCATGTCCTGGGTGCCGCCGGAACAGTGGCAGACGATGCGCGAAGAGGGGCGGATCGCCCTGGGGCTGCCGCCACACCTGGGCATCCAGGCCCCCGAACCGCCGCCGCGGATCAAGGAGGCCCTGGTCGACCGCCGCGATACCGCCAACGTGGTGCTCTCCTCCTTACGCGTGTCGCCCGACGCCGCCGGTACGGGGACGGCGCGGCTCGTCGTCGACACCCGCCACCCCGTGCTGTTCGACCACTACGTCGACCACGTCCCCGGCATGCTCACCCTGGAGTCGTTCCGGCAGCTGGGCATCGCCACCGCCGCCGCCACCGGCACACTGCCCTCGGCAGCGGCCCTGCTCACCGGGATCAGCGTCCGCTTCACCGCCATCGGCGAGCTGGACCTGCCGGTCACCTGCGAGAGCGTCCTGTTACAGGGCGACGGGACGCACGCCGTCCTGCACACCACCATGCGGCAGGAGGGGCGCGTCATCGCCGCCGGCGAGGTGCGCCTGACCAGGCCCGGCACGGAGGCCGGGACGCGATGAGCGACGGCCCCGCCACCCTCGACATCGACGGGCTGCTGACCCGTACGCCCACCGTGCGCCGTCGGCTCGACCTGACCAGGCCGGTCGCCCGGCCCCTGCTCGCCCAGTGCCTCCGGCTCGCCCTGCACGCGCCCAACGGCGGGAACCGGCAGAACTGGTGGTTCCTGGTGATCGACGATCCGGAGACGAAGGCGGGGATCGCGCAGTACTACAAGGCCGCCTCGGACGCCTATCTCGACGCCGCGCCCCCTGCGGCGATGAGCGAGCGGGCCGTGGCCGGCGTGCGCCACCTCGCCGACCACCTGCACCAGGTGCCCGCCCTCGTCCTGGCCGGCACCCGCGGGCGACTGCCCCACGACGCGCCGCTCGCCCGGCAGTCGAGCTTCTTCGGCTCCGTCTATCCGGCGGTGTGGAGCTTCATGCTCGCCGCCCGCAGCCGTGGCCTGGGCACCGCGCTGACCACGGTGCACCTCGCCCACGAACGCGAGGTCGCGGCGCTGGTCGGCATCCCGGCCGACGAGATGACCCAGGTCGCCCTGGTGGCCGTCGGACACACGACGGGGGAGTCCGGCTTCCGCCCCACCCCGCGCCAGCCGCTCGACGAGGTCGTGTCCTGGAACAGGTGGCAGCAGTGAACACCGCGGTGAACCGCACCCCGGCCGCCGTCCGGGCGTCGGCCCGGCTGGGCCGCTTCGTCCTGCGGATGTTCCGCCCGCAGATCTATGTCACCTACGGCGTGCTGTGGACCGTGACCCTGGAGGGCACCGCCGGAGAGATCACGAAGACCGCCGCACCGTGGACGCCCACGTGGGCGACCGCGGTCCGCGCGGCGAGCGTGGTCCTGGCCCTGCTCTTCGTCCGGATGGCCGACGAGCAGAAGGACCTGGATTACGACCGGCGGCACAACCCGGACCGGCCGTTGGTGACGGGCGCCATCACGGTCGCGGAGCTGCGCGGCGCCATGGTGCTGATCACCGTCCTCGTCGTCGCGCTCAACGCGCTGGTCTCGGCGCTGTCCGTGCTGCTGATCCTGCTCGGCCTGGCGTACACGCTGTTCCTGGCCGTGCTGGAACGCCGGTTCCCGCGTCTCGGCGAGAATCTGGTGGCCGGTCTCCTGGTCAGTTACCCGGTACAGCTGCTCCTGTCGGTCTACCTCTACGTCTCCCTGCTGACCGGCGGCATCGACGCCGACTGGCGGGCCGTGCCGCTACTGGCCATGTTCGCCTGCGCCTTCCTGCAGTTCGAGTTCGCGCGGAAGACCGAGTGGCGGCAGGATCCACAGGCGCGGCTGTACTCGCAGGTGTTCGGCCCGCGCGGCAGCGCCGCGATCAGCCTGGCGCTCGCCGTGGGCGCCGTGGTGCTGGGGCTC includes:
- a CDS encoding ScbA/BarX family gamma-butyrolactone biosynthesis protein — its product is MDTVEFSRTVPRELVHRSSITEVLVTGALARDEDTLDVGVQIPRSHAFYRDSAGCGHLYDPMVLVEAARQTLIMLGHDLFGMPFGTKFILREIALHEADPAALAVSVVPTEVVLRCHILRRFRDRTGSVRGARLRYSAMIGDHVAATLECGMSWVPPEQWQTMREEGRIALGLPPHLGIQAPEPPPRIKEALVDRRDTANVVLSSLRVSPDAAGTGTARLVVDTRHPVLFDHYVDHVPGMLTLESFRQLGIATAAATGTLPSAAALLTGISVRFTAIGELDLPVTCESVLLQGDGTHAVLHTTMRQEGRVIAAGEVRLTRPGTEAGTR
- a CDS encoding UbiA family prenyltransferase, whose translation is MNTAVNRTPAAVRASARLGRFVLRMFRPQIYVTYGVLWTVTLEGTAGEITKTAAPWTPTWATAVRAASVVLALLFVRMADEQKDLDYDRRHNPDRPLVTGAITVAELRGAMVLITVLVVALNALVSALSVLLILLGLAYTLFLAVLERRFPRLGENLVAGLLVSYPVQLLLSVYLYVSLLTGGIDADWRAVPLLAMFACAFLQFEFARKTEWRQDPQARLYSQVFGPRGSAAISLALAVGAVVLGLALLGRAGLLPAAALVFPALGAWRFLLRKRPSGLMLPAMGFVLFFNLLCFYGSTALAIGR
- a CDS encoding nitroreductase family protein, with amino-acid sequence MSDGPATLDIDGLLTRTPTVRRRLDLTRPVARPLLAQCLRLALHAPNGGNRQNWWFLVIDDPETKAGIAQYYKAASDAYLDAAPPAAMSERAVAGVRHLADHLHQVPALVLAGTRGRLPHDAPLARQSSFFGSVYPAVWSFMLAARSRGLGTALTTVHLAHEREVAALVGIPADEMTQVALVAVGHTTGESGFRPTPRQPLDEVVSWNRWQQ